The genomic segment GTTGAGCACCGATGCGACCGGCAAACCTCTTGCCGTCGGCGATCGCGTTGTGGCGCCTTATTTTTGGTTCTGCGGCGAATGCCACGCCTGTGCGCGCGGCCGGTCGCACGCGTGCCAGAACCTGATGGCCGGTGAATACCGGACCCACGAGCAGACACCACACTTCGTCGGGGCCTACGGTGAGTACTACTACACCAGCCGACGACAACCGCTGTACAAGGTTCCCGAGGACATTCCCGACGAGGCCGTCGCGCCGCTCAATTGCGCACTGGCCCAGGTGTTGTTCGCGCTGCGCGACGTGCGGATGGGCGATAGCGTCGTGATCCAGGGCGCGGGCGGGCTGGGCATCAACGCCGCGGCCGTCGCGCGCACCGCGGGCGCCGCCGAGGTCATCGTCATCGATAAGATCGCCGCCCGCCTCGATGTGGCAGCCGATTTCGGTGCCACGCATTGCATCGACGCGAGCGGCATCTCGACCGCAGAAGTCGCCGAACGGGTGCGGGCACTCACCGACGGCATCGGAGCCGATTGGGTGCTCGAGGTCGTCGGGGTGCCGGGTGTCATTCCCGACGGTGTCTCATTCCTCAACAACAGCGGCACGCTGCTCGAGGTCGGCAATGTCGGAATGGGGCGGACCTTCGAACTCGACCCGAGCGCGCTGGTCTACGGCAACAAGTCGATCCGCGGCGTGATGCTCTACGACCCCGTCACCTTGGCGATCGGCTTGTCCTTCCTGCAGCACAGCAGTTTTCCGTTCAGCCGGCTGATGCCGGATCCGTTTCACCTGAGCGACATCAACGATGCGTTTGCCTCGGCGGATGCCGGCCTGGTGCCCCGGGGGGCGTTAGTCCC from the Mycobacterium lentiflavum genome contains:
- a CDS encoding zinc-binding dehydrogenase, whose protein sequence is MPKLALLTAVGGPIELAEFPLSAPTPGTAALKLRMAGICGSDLHIYRGELPLPCPYAMGHEMVGEIAELGEGLSTDATGKPLAVGDRVVAPYFWFCGECHACARGRSHACQNLMAGEYRTHEQTPHFVGAYGEYYYTSRRQPLYKVPEDIPDEAVAPLNCALAQVLFALRDVRMGDSVVIQGAGGLGINAAAVARTAGAAEVIVIDKIAARLDVAADFGATHCIDASGISTAEVAERVRALTDGIGADWVLEVVGVPGVIPDGVSFLNNSGTLLEVGNVGMGRTFELDPSALVYGNKSIRGVMLYDPVTLAIGLSFLQHSSFPFSRLMPDPFHLSDINDAFASADAGLVPRGALVP